GGCTTGCAGGACAAGACCGCCGAGGAGGCCGAACGTTATGGCCTCAGGCCGCGTCGTCGACGGGCTCCGGATGCCGAGCGCGCATCACTGCCAGCGCATCTGCCGCGCTTCGAGACAGTGATCGAGCCCGAAAGCCTGGAATGTGCCTGTGGCGGGGCGCTACACAAGATCGGTGAGGACCGGTCCGAAAGGCTCGACATCATCCCGGCCCAGCATCGTGTGATGGTGACGATCCGACCCCGCTATGCCTGCCGCTGCTGTAGCGACGGCGTTCGCCAGGCGTTGGCACCGGCACATGTCGTGCCGGGCGGCTTGCCGACCGAAGCGCTGATCGCCGATGTTCTGATCAACAAATATTGCGACCACTTGCCGCTTTACCGTCAGTCGAAGATCTTCGCCCGGCAAGGCATCGAGATCAGCCGCGCCACTCTGGCGAACTGGGTTGGTCGCGGCATCGCTGCGCTGATGCCGATCACCGACAGGATGCGCGCCGATGCGCTTGCCCGTGCCCGTCTGTTCGTCGACGAAACTACGGTCAAGGTGCTGGCACCGGGAACGGGCAAGACGAAAACCGGCTACATGTGGGTCATAGTGTGCGACGATCGCGCTCATGGCGGCGTCGATCCGCCTCTGGCGCTCTATACCTATATGCCGGGACGCGGAAAAATGTGGGCCAGGCAGTTGCTAGGGTCATACCAGGGCATCCTACAGGTCGATGCCTGGCAGGCTTATGACCAGTTCGGCAAGGATGATAGCGCCGACGCCGGCGTCACGAAGTCCTTTTGTTGGGCTCACCTGCGACGCGGCTTCGTCGATGCAGGCAGCGATGCCCCGGTCGCGCAGGACGCCTTGCAGCGCATTGCCGAAATCTATCGCATCGAGAAGGAAATCCGGGGGCGCGCGGCCGAGGAACGCCTTGCCGTCAGGCAGGAGCGAACCCGTCCACTGGTCGACAAGCTCCATGCCTGGTTCGCCGCCACCGCACCGCGCATGATGGCTGGATCGGCAACGAGCGATGCGATGAAATATGCGCTCAAGCGCTGGGCGGGCTTTACCCGGTTCCTCGACGACGGCAGGATCGAGATCGACAACAACGCCGCCGAACGGGCCGTCAGGCCGGTGACTCTCCAAAGAAAAAATGCACTCTTCACCGGCCACCAACTCGGCGCCGAAAACTGGGCAGCGATCTCCTCGCTGGTCGAAACCTGCAAGATGCTGGACGTCAATCCCTACGCCTATCTCTGCGATGTCCTGGCCCGGATCATCACCCGCGCAGACACCGATCCCATCGACGATCTGTTGCCGTACAACTGGCTCGATGCCAACGCCGCCCAAGCTTCGTTCGAACTAAGCAGCATCGCAAGCGCCGCCTGATCACTCAGATGACAGCACCGCTCCCAAGGCCACGTGGGGGATTTTTACCGCTTACCGTCCTGACGTTGCATTCTGCCGTCCACCTTCAACTCGTTGGGATGGTCCGGGACTTAGGCCATTACCCCGTCGTGCGAACGCGCCATGGCGCGCCTAAAGGCGTCGCGCCCTGTGGTACGAGCGAGATAGGCTTGTTCTACTTCACCAAGGATAATGCAATTGCGTTGGCCTAGGTTCAGGGCGTAGGTCGCCGAGATGTCGGCAGCAGTGAATGCCTCGCCCGCGAGATAGGGCTGTCTGACAAGCTTTAAACGTTTCTAGAGCGACCGCAAGCACTAGGTTACGCCCCAATTCTCTCGCTCGGCTTCGGGCGCGATAAATCGGCTGACAACGACGAGCATCATCAGGGTCGCGAGCCCGGCCTCGCCCAGGTGGAGAAACTGCTGATAGGCGGCGAGGTCCGGATCGTGCGGCGCTGGCGCCAGCTGAGTCGGTCCATAGCGGGCCATCAGATACTCCATGATGGCGATCGATTCGACCATAACGACGTCGCTATCCTGAATCGCCGGGATTCAGTCAGCAGGGTTGACCGCCAGAAACTCGAGATTTTGCTCGGATGTCATCATGTCCACTTGCCGCAAGGCATAGGGAAGGCCCATCTCTTCCAACAACCAAACGACCCGAATCGATCGCGAGGTCTGTCCGCCCCATATGGTAATCATGCTTCGGCCATTTCCTTACGCGACTAAGGATTGAATGTAACAAACTCCTCGAAAGGCCGGCAGCGGCAGTTTGCGCTGGTAGCTCGCCGCAAGACACAATCAGTTGATCCTGATCCTTTACAAACCTGACATCATCAAAAACAGATGAATATCATTATTGCTGATGCCGCACTAATAATGCTTCTGAAAGCGCGAATGGACCTAGGATTTTGCTTATTAAGCAACCATCATTCAGCCCATTATTATAAATTATTCTTCAATATTCTTGCAGATTTCGACGAAGTATCTTTCCGGCCGGACTTTTCGGAAGATCATCAATGATCTTCACAGAGCGAGGATATTTGTAAGCAGCCATACGCTGCTTGCAATAATCTATCAAATCCGCCTCAGACAGCTTCATTCCCGGCTTCAGCGAAACAATTGCTCTCACTGTTTCACCGCGATAGGCATCCGCGACACCTATTACGCCAACCTCCTTTACGCTGTGATGGGTATAAATGACGTCTTCCACTTCCCGCGGCCACACCTTGTAACCGCCGGCGATTATCATGTCCTTCTTTCGGTCGATGATGAACAGCCACCCGTCCTCATCCAGAAAACCTATGTCGCCCGTACGAAACCCGTCCGGGTGCATAGCTTCTGCGGTGGCAACGGGATTACGCCAATAGCCAGGCGACACAGCGGGTCCGCTAAGGACAATCTCGCCAGCTTCTCCTGCAGGGAGCTCTTTCCCGTGATCGTCGACGATCCGAACGGAGAATGTTGCGACCGGCTTGCCGACTGATAGCGTTACAGTCTCCGGGTCTATCCGACTGGACCCGTCTGTCGGCTCCATGAACGCGCCCCCGGTCGTCTCGGTCAGACCGTAGGCGGCGCGAAGCAGGTTGCCGGTGAAGGCGCGATATTGCTCGACCACAGCCACAGGTACGGGCGCACCGCCGCTAAAAGGCTTAACGATGCTTCCCAAAATCTCACGTGTGGCACCTGGGGCGTTCATCAAGGCGATATAGACCGTTACCGATCCAGAAGTCGTTTGTGGCTTATGCCGCGCAATAGCCTCGATGACGATTGCCGGATCGAACCGGTAGCACAAGATGAGCGAGCCCATGGCATGGATCGTGCTGCCGCCAGCCATCACTATACCAGCGATGTGAAATAGCGGCGCGATAGCCAAAGTCACAACGCCGTCAGGCAGATCCTGTGAACCGCGGGACAATTGGGCTCCCCAAGCCACGCCTTTGTGAAGGTTGATCGCAGCCTTCGGTACGCCGCTGGTCCCTGATGTGTAAACGAGCATGGCAATGTCATCTGGCTCGATGATCGCCGGGTCGGTAACGATGCCCATGCCGGCCTGGGCAAA
This window of the Sphingobium sp. CR2-8 genome carries:
- the tnpC gene encoding IS66 family transposase, yielding MVLAERARAARLEHILKLINRSTFGKRSEKLPVDQLALTLEDQGVALGEADGLQDKTAEEAERYGLRPRRRRAPDAERASLPAHLPRFETVIEPESLECACGGALHKIGEDRSERLDIIPAQHRVMVTIRPRYACRCCSDGVRQALAPAHVVPGGLPTEALIADVLINKYCDHLPLYRQSKIFARQGIEISRATLANWVGRGIAALMPITDRMRADALARARLFVDETTVKVLAPGTGKTKTGYMWVIVCDDRAHGGVDPPLALYTYMPGRGKMWARQLLGSYQGILQVDAWQAYDQFGKDDSADAGVTKSFCWAHLRRGFVDAGSDAPVAQDALQRIAEIYRIEKEIRGRAAEERLAVRQERTRPLVDKLHAWFAATAPRMMAGSATSDAMKYALKRWAGFTRFLDDGRIEIDNNAAERAVRPVTLQRKNALFTGHQLGAENWAAISSLVETCKMLDVNPYAYLCDVLARIITRADTDPIDDLLPYNWLDANAAQASFELSSIASAA
- a CDS encoding class I adenylate-forming enzyme family protein, giving the protein MNPLVAPGAFDSQPDHANGLALFRSAVAAGPERPFVHYFDTTLSYGEVDALSHGLATSLAGAGFVKGDRLACFMQNIPQFLIVLFATWKRGGIFVPINPMNRARELAFVLNDAEPKVLVLENELFELAYTKLEDDVHRPATILSTSGWEFQQRPDERLFAGTKPATPDGASDLLAFAQAGMGIVTDPAIIEPDDIAMLVYTSGTSGVPKAAINLHKGVAWGAQLSRGSQDLPDGVVTLAIAPLFHIAGIVMAGGSTIHAMGSLILCYRFDPAIVIEAIARHKPQTTSGSVTVYIALMNAPGATREILGSIVKPFSGGAPVPVAVVEQYRAFTGNLLRAAYGLTETTGGAFMEPTDGSSRIDPETVTLSVGKPVATFSVRIVDDHGKELPAGEAGEIVLSGPAVSPGYWRNPVATAEAMHPDGFRTGDIGFLDEDGWLFIIDRKKDMIIAGGYKVWPREVEDVIYTHHSVKEVGVIGVADAYRGETVRAIVSLKPGMKLSEADLIDYCKQRMAAYKYPRSVKIIDDLPKSPAGKILRRNLQEY